The Uruburuella testudinis genome window below encodes:
- a CDS encoding BCCT family transporter yields MSEQNSFAQESARAKSNINPPVFYSAAIIIVAIMLFAVILPELADSTFKSVQAAIVENASWYYVLTVGIILLTCVFLGVSRYGNIKLGPDHSRPDYKNISWFAMLFSAGMGIGLMFFGVAEPVMHFLTPPHGDGGTVGAAREAMRLTFFHWGLHAWAVYAIVALILAFFSYRHNLPLTLRSALYPLIGDKIYGPIGHAVDVFAVVGTLFGLATSLGYGALQVNAGINHLFPAVPVGTLSQVVLIIAITALATISVVSGLDRGVKMLSELNIGLAVVLLLFVLLAGSTVFLLQAFVQNVGYYLSSIVNMTFNLFAYEKTDWFGGWTILYWGWWVSWAPFVGLFIARVSRGRTIREFITGVLLVPAGFTFMWMTFFGNSAIEMILNQGIVSLGEVVSQDVSLALFAFLEQLPFATVFTYVALLMIVVFFVTSADSGALVMDMLCAYGEGSTGVGYRIFWAAGAGAAAIALLLAGGLGALQTMAIASALPFVTVLMVAIYGLFKALNIDAQKQEVLQLGLTTPLPAQGSGAWRERLQVIMDFPNREVVQRFVDRTVKKACEEVAEELRNSGLNAEVSAPESGQVVLSVHQGEEIDFTYQVVATGHIQPEFAQSNTSTQEADEAQKYYRAEVHLGEGGQDYDIMGWSREGVINDIISQYHKHLHFLHSLR; encoded by the coding sequence ATGTCTGAACAAAATTCATTTGCGCAAGAATCGGCGCGGGCGAAAAGTAATATCAACCCGCCGGTGTTTTACAGCGCGGCCATCATTATTGTGGCGATTATGCTGTTTGCCGTTATTTTGCCGGAATTGGCGGATAGCACATTTAAATCGGTACAGGCGGCGATTGTGGAAAACGCCAGTTGGTATTATGTGCTCACGGTGGGCATTATTTTGCTGACGTGCGTGTTTTTGGGCGTGTCGCGCTATGGCAATATCAAATTGGGGCCCGATCATTCGCGGCCGGATTATAAAAATATTTCTTGGTTTGCGATGCTGTTTTCTGCCGGCATGGGCATCGGTTTGATGTTTTTCGGTGTGGCCGAGCCGGTGATGCATTTTCTGACCCCGCCGCACGGTGACGGCGGCACAGTGGGCGCGGCGCGCGAAGCTATGCGGCTGACGTTTTTCCACTGGGGGCTGCATGCTTGGGCGGTGTATGCGATTGTTGCTCTGATTCTGGCTTTTTTCTCTTACCGGCACAATCTGCCGCTCACGCTGCGTTCGGCGCTTTATCCTTTAATCGGCGATAAAATTTACGGCCCCATCGGCCATGCGGTGGATGTGTTTGCGGTGGTGGGCACGCTGTTTGGCTTGGCCACTTCGCTGGGCTACGGTGCTTTGCAGGTGAATGCGGGTATCAACCATTTGTTTCCGGCGGTGCCGGTGGGCACGCTCAGCCAGGTGGTGCTGATTATCGCGATTACGGCGCTGGCCACCATTTCGGTGGTGAGCGGGTTGGATCGCGGTGTGAAAATGCTGTCAGAATTGAATATCGGTTTGGCGGTGGTGTTGCTGCTGTTTGTGCTGCTGGCCGGCTCGACGGTGTTTTTGTTGCAGGCTTTTGTGCAAAACGTGGGCTATTATTTGTCTAGCATTGTGAATATGACGTTTAATCTGTTTGCCTACGAAAAAACCGATTGGTTCGGTGGTTGGACGATTCTTTATTGGGGTTGGTGGGTGAGCTGGGCGCCGTTTGTCGGCCTGTTTATCGCCCGTGTGTCGCGCGGGCGCACCATTCGCGAATTTATCACCGGCGTGTTGCTGGTGCCGGCGGGCTTCACGTTTATGTGGATGACGTTTTTCGGCAATTCGGCGATTGAGATGATTTTGAACCAAGGCATTGTATCGTTGGGCGAAGTGGTGTCGCAAGATGTGTCGCTGGCCTTGTTTGCCTTTTTGGAGCAGCTGCCGTTTGCCACCGTTTTCACTTATGTGGCGCTGCTGATGATTGTGGTGTTTTTTGTGACTTCCGCCGATTCGGGCGCGCTGGTGATGGACATGCTCTGCGCTTATGGCGAGGGCAGCACCGGTGTCGGCTACCGCATTTTTTGGGCGGCCGGTGCGGGTGCGGCAGCGATTGCGCTGCTGCTGGCCGGTGGTTTGGGCGCATTGCAAACGATGGCAATCGCCAGCGCGCTACCGTTTGTTACGGTGTTGATGGTTGCCATTTACGGTTTGTTTAAGGCCTTGAATATCGATGCGCAAAAGCAGGAAGTGTTGCAGCTGGGGCTGACCACGCCGCTGCCGGCGCAAGGCAGCGGTGCTTGGCGCGAGCGTTTGCAGGTGATTATGGATTTTCCCAACCGTGAAGTGGTGCAGCGTTTTGTTGACCGCACGGTGAAAAAAGCCTGTGAGGAAGTGGCCGAAGAATTGCGCAACAGCGGTTTGAATGCCGAAGTGAGCGCTCCTGAAAGCGGTCAAGTGGTGCTGAGCGTGCATCAGGGTGAGGAAATCGACTTCACTTATCAGGTGGTGGCCACCGGCCACATTCAGCCTGAATTTGCGCAAAGCAATACCAGCACGCAGGAAGCGGACGAAGCACAAAAATATTACCGCGCCGAAGTGCATTTGGGCGAAGGTGGTCAGGATTACGATATTATGGGCTGGAGCCGTGAGGGGGTGATTAACGACATCATCAGCCAATATCACAAACATCTGCATTTTTTACACAGTTTGCGTTGA
- a CDS encoding MliC family protein, whose translation MKPIALLLIFACTACGSQKAVRPEAPAPIVAATQTYTIDYRAAKGNSRIRAVYINSNSPLTVELHQGSTVETLTQASAWAQGAEYSNATTRWHVQDNAATLTRKGKQTQYLETD comes from the coding sequence ATGAAACCCATCGCCCTACTGCTGATTTTCGCCTGCACCGCCTGCGGTTCGCAAAAAGCCGTGCGCCCCGAAGCGCCCGCCCCCATCGTGGCCGCTACCCAAACCTACACCATCGACTACCGCGCCGCCAAAGGCAACAGCCGCATCAGAGCCGTGTATATCAACAGCAACAGCCCGCTGACTGTCGAGCTGCACCAAGGCAGCACGGTAGAAACCCTCACTCAGGCCAGCGCATGGGCGCAAGGTGCCGAATACAGCAACGCCACCACCCGCTGGCATGTGCAGGACAACGCCGCCACGCTCACCCGCAAGGGCAAGCAAACGCAATATCTGGAAACCGATTAA
- a CDS encoding zinc-finger domain-containing protein gives MSELNQETIVITPHDLPLHCSGPQNQAWNGHPRVFLPIQSNSSIECPYCGAVYKLEGEAGHH, from the coding sequence ATGAGCGAACTGAACCAAGAAACCATCGTGATTACGCCCCATGATCTGCCGCTGCACTGCTCAGGCCCGCAAAACCAAGCCTGGAACGGCCATCCGCGCGTATTTCTGCCGATACAGTCCAACAGCAGCATCGAATGCCCCTATTGCGGCGCGGTTTACAAACTCGAAGGCGAAGCCGGCCACCACTGA
- a CDS encoding branched-chain amino acid transaminase, giving the protein MALTMDDRDGKIWVNGELTEWREAKTHVLSHTLHYGMGVFEGVRAYETAEGPAIFRLQEHTDRLFNSAKITGMTLPFSKEAVNQAHIDVVKANNLHSCYFRPMAFYGSAKLGIAPKADDVQLIVAAWPWGAYLGEEGIKRGIRCKISSFTRHHPNITMIKAKANGNYMNSIMANSEAHQGGYDEAILLDAQGYVAEGSGENIFAVKDGALYTPALDVALDGITRRTVIAIAKEMGLEVFEKRITRDELYIADEVFFTGTAAEVTPIREIDNREIGIGERGPITAEIQQRFFDIVQGKNPQYRHWLTYVK; this is encoded by the coding sequence ATGGCATTAACAATGGACGACCGCGACGGTAAAATCTGGGTCAACGGCGAATTAACCGAATGGCGCGAAGCCAAAACCCACGTGCTCAGCCACACCCTGCACTACGGCATGGGCGTATTCGAAGGTGTGCGCGCTTACGAAACCGCCGAAGGCCCGGCAATTTTCCGCCTGCAAGAGCATACCGACCGCCTGTTTAACTCCGCCAAAATCACCGGCATGACGCTGCCTTTCAGCAAAGAAGCCGTCAATCAGGCGCACATCGACGTGGTGAAAGCCAACAATCTGCATTCGTGCTACTTCCGCCCGATGGCTTTTTACGGCTCAGCCAAACTCGGCATCGCCCCCAAAGCAGACGATGTGCAATTGATTGTGGCCGCCTGGCCTTGGGGCGCCTACTTGGGCGAAGAGGGTATCAAACGCGGCATCCGCTGCAAAATCAGCTCGTTTACCCGCCACCACCCCAACATCACCATGATTAAAGCCAAAGCCAACGGCAACTACATGAATTCCATCATGGCCAACAGCGAAGCCCACCAAGGCGGCTACGATGAAGCCATTTTGCTGGATGCACAAGGCTACGTGGCCGAAGGCTCGGGCGAAAACATTTTTGCGGTCAAAGACGGCGCACTCTACACCCCCGCGCTCGACGTCGCCCTCGACGGCATTACCCGCCGCACCGTGATTGCGATTGCCAAAGAAATGGGGCTGGAAGTGTTTGAAAAACGCATCACCCGCGATGAGCTGTATATTGCCGACGAAGTATTTTTCACCGGCACCGCCGCCGAAGTTACCCCCATCCGCGAAATCGACAACCGCGAAATCGGCATCGGCGAACGCGGGCCGATAACCGCCGAAATCCAACAACGCTTTTTCGATATCGTGCAAGGCAAAAACCCGCAATACCGCCATTGGCTCACTTACGTAAAATAA
- the hisD gene encoding histidinol dehydrogenase, translated as MKKLNTRSDNFQSELKALLAFETAQDPKIDQIVADICADVQKRGDAAVIEYSNRFDGTSAQNMADLTLSQADLKAAFERLPENVQTALKQAAARVESYHRRQKMESWCYTDEDGTLLGQQITALDRVGIYVPGGKAAYPSSVIMNAMPAHVAGVQEIIMVVPTPNGERNDIVLAAAYVAGVTSVFTIGGAQAVAALAYGTETVPQVDKITGPGNAFVAAAKRRVFGVVGIDMVAGPSEILVIADGSTPAEWVAMDLFSQAEHDEIAQAILIGTSQPYLDEVQTAMNQLIEEMPRRAIIEASLGNRGAMILAENLDEACEIANYIAPEHLELSVENPQAWSPKIRHAGAIFMGRYTSESLGDYCAGPNHVLPTSRTARFSSPLGTYDFQKRSSLIQVSEQGAQTLGKIASTLAHGEMLTAHARAAEFRLKD; from the coding sequence ATGAAAAAGCTCAACACCCGTTCCGACAATTTCCAGAGCGAGCTCAAAGCACTGCTGGCTTTTGAAACCGCACAAGACCCAAAAATCGATCAAATTGTGGCCGACATCTGCGCCGATGTACAAAAGCGCGGCGATGCGGCCGTCATCGAATACAGCAACCGCTTTGACGGCACATCCGCCCAAAACATGGCCGACCTCACTCTTTCGCAGGCAGACCTCAAAGCCGCATTCGAGCGCCTGCCCGAAAACGTTCAGACGGCCTTAAAGCAAGCCGCCGCCCGGGTAGAAAGCTACCACCGGCGCCAAAAAATGGAATCGTGGTGCTACACCGATGAAGACGGCACGCTGCTCGGCCAGCAAATCACTGCGCTCGACCGGGTAGGCATTTATGTGCCCGGCGGCAAAGCAGCTTATCCCAGCTCAGTGATTATGAACGCCATGCCCGCGCACGTGGCCGGCGTACAAGAAATCATCATGGTTGTGCCCACGCCCAACGGCGAGCGCAACGACATCGTATTGGCCGCCGCCTACGTAGCCGGCGTAACCAGCGTTTTTACCATCGGCGGTGCGCAAGCCGTGGCCGCGCTGGCTTACGGCACCGAAACCGTGCCGCAGGTAGACAAAATCACCGGCCCCGGCAACGCCTTTGTTGCCGCCGCCAAACGCCGCGTGTTCGGCGTGGTCGGCATCGACATGGTGGCCGGCCCCTCTGAAATCCTGGTGATTGCCGACGGCAGCACCCCCGCCGAATGGGTGGCGATGGATTTGTTCAGCCAGGCCGAACACGATGAAATCGCCCAAGCCATTTTAATCGGCACCTCGCAGCCATATCTTGACGAGGTTCAGACGGCCATGAACCAACTGATTGAAGAAATGCCGCGCCGCGCCATCATCGAAGCCTCACTCGGCAACCGCGGCGCCATGATTCTGGCCGAAAATTTAGACGAAGCCTGCGAAATCGCCAACTATATCGCACCCGAACATCTGGAACTTTCCGTTGAAAACCCGCAAGCATGGTCGCCAAAAATCCGCCATGCCGGCGCCATTTTCATGGGCCGATACACCAGCGAAAGCCTCGGCGACTACTGCGCCGGCCCCAACCACGTTTTGCCCACCAGCCGCACCGCCCGTTTCTCCTCCCCCTTGGGCACTTACGATTTCCAAAAACGCTCCAGCCTGATTCAAGTATCGGAGCAAGGCGCGCAAACACTCGGCAAAATCGCCAGCACACTGGCACACGGCGAAATGCTCACCGCCCACGCCCGCGCAGCGGAATTCCGTTTGAAAGATTAA
- a CDS encoding PIN domain-containing protein — MKHLLIDFENTQPADLNKISDDDCQIWLFLGLHQQKSIPIDLCESLLRFGKNVHFVRLEKTGKNALDFYLAFYMGRITQTDPDAQICILSKDGGFDPLVEHIDNRKMAEQIVRVKELSGKSVKMLGNGKNNAAQTAPQPLPQTDNALIRNGFKKAVAYFSQAEPPLPGNYEKLLKTLRKLLKSELKTHRKNERLQSVEKIAAKLLLQGFISADAGHNLHYHFSSKDFDQRLIKRILALRPRSRTALYNVIQSFAGSGQDTDTGNSEQTAAKLAQQRIFIFNNNKISYPDEIAEADIIDAEIMPSETVLPPTQAAPANRRPKASATLSDAAQKTLAVLQKISRNRPISSRSLQNSIASWLRTEAGEAAVVFDELQAHGIIHLDGNRIRYTF, encoded by the coding sequence ATGAAACATTTATTAATTGATTTTGAAAACACCCAACCTGCCGATTTGAATAAAATCAGCGATGATGATTGCCAAATCTGGCTGTTTCTCGGTTTGCACCAACAAAAAAGCATCCCGATCGATTTATGCGAATCCTTATTGCGCTTCGGTAAAAACGTGCATTTCGTGCGCCTGGAAAAAACCGGCAAAAACGCGCTGGATTTTTACCTGGCCTTTTACATGGGCCGCATCACCCAAACCGATCCCGATGCGCAAATCTGCATTCTTTCCAAAGACGGCGGCTTCGACCCGCTGGTCGAACATATCGACAACCGTAAGATGGCCGAGCAAATCGTGCGGGTAAAAGAATTGAGCGGAAAATCAGTCAAAATGCTCGGCAACGGCAAAAACAATGCCGCCCAAACAGCACCTCAGCCCCTGCCCCAAACCGACAATGCTTTAATCCGCAACGGTTTCAAAAAAGCCGTGGCCTATTTCAGCCAAGCAGAACCGCCCCTGCCCGGCAACTATGAAAAGCTGCTGAAAACCTTGCGCAAGCTGCTGAAAAGCGAATTGAAAACACACCGCAAAAACGAGCGCTTGCAAAGTGTGGAAAAAATCGCCGCCAAACTGCTGCTGCAAGGCTTTATCAGCGCAGATGCCGGCCACAACCTGCACTATCACTTCAGCAGCAAAGATTTCGACCAACGTCTGATCAAACGCATTCTGGCACTGCGCCCACGCAGCCGCACGGCGCTTTATAACGTTATCCAAAGCTTTGCCGGCAGCGGCCAAGACACCGACACCGGCAACAGCGAGCAAACCGCCGCCAAGCTGGCGCAACAACGCATTTTTATTTTCAACAACAATAAAATCAGCTACCCCGACGAGATTGCCGAAGCCGACATCATCGATGCCGAAATCATGCCGTCTGAAACCGTTTTACCGCCAACTCAAGCAGCACCGGCAAACCGGCGCCCGAAAGCCAGCGCAACGCTTTCCGATGCCGCACAAAAAACGCTGGCCGTTTTACAAAAAATCAGCCGCAACCGCCCCATCAGCAGCCGCAGCCTGCAAAATTCGATTGCATCCTGGCTGCGCACAGAAGCCGGAGAAGCCGCCGTCGTGTTTGACGAATTGCAGGCGCACGGCATCATTCACCTCGACGGCAACCGCATCCGATACACTTTTTAA
- the hisG gene encoding ATP phosphoribosyltransferase, with protein MSDNNHLTIALSKGRIFDETLPLLAAAGITPAEEPGSSRKLIIGTNLPNIRLVIVRATDVPTYVQYGAADFGIAGKDVLTEHGGDGLYQPLDLQIAKCRMMVAVQKGFDYTAASQPGRRLRVATKYPDIAAEHFAGKGVHVDIIKLYGSMELAPLVGLSDAIVDLVSTGGTLKANNLEAVEHIADISSRLVVNKAALKVKYALLQPIIDAFAGAVGAEA; from the coding sequence ATGTCTGACAACAATCATCTGACCATTGCCCTTTCCAAAGGGCGTATTTTTGACGAAACACTGCCGCTGCTGGCCGCTGCTGGCATTACACCTGCCGAAGAGCCGGGCAGCTCGCGCAAACTGATTATCGGCACCAATCTGCCCAATATCCGGCTGGTGATTGTACGCGCCACCGACGTGCCCACTTATGTGCAATACGGCGCGGCCGATTTCGGCATCGCCGGCAAAGACGTGCTCACCGAACACGGCGGCGACGGCCTTTACCAGCCGCTTGATCTGCAAATTGCCAAATGCCGCATGATGGTAGCGGTGCAAAAAGGCTTTGATTACACAGCCGCCTCGCAGCCCGGCCGCCGCCTGCGCGTGGCCACCAAATACCCCGATATTGCCGCCGAACACTTTGCCGGCAAAGGCGTGCACGTAGACATCATCAAGCTTTACGGCTCGATGGAGCTGGCGCCCTTGGTCGGGCTTTCCGATGCCATTGTCGACTTAGTATCAACCGGCGGCACTTTAAAGGCCAACAACCTTGAAGCAGTGGAGCATATTGCCGATATTTCCAGCCGCCTGGTGGTCAACAAAGCCGCGCTGAAAGTCAAATACGCCCTACTCCAGCCGATTATCGATGCCTTTGCCGGCGCAGTAGGCGCAGAAGCTTGA
- a CDS encoding SCO family protein, with the protein MNPISRRLMAPALALALLAACQPQQSAAPAASAPASADSSGAAASAGFHGTDMRKEDIGGDFTMTDGEGKPFSLSSLKGKVVVLSFGYTHCPDVCPTELLTYSDALKQLGDQAKDVAVVFASVDPERDTPELIGKYAKQFNPDFIGLTVTEGQSLPVIKQQYRVVSAKAGQQSDTVYLVDHTAGAYLLDKAGEVAVFAPYGSTAAQIADDIKILLQ; encoded by the coding sequence ATGAATCCTATCTCACGCCGCTTGATGGCGCCTGCGCTGGCTTTAGCGCTGCTGGCCGCCTGCCAGCCGCAACAATCCGCCGCACCGGCAGCTTCTGCGCCGGCTTCTGCCGATTCTTCAGGCGCGGCCGCCTCGGCCGGTTTCCACGGCACTGATATGCGCAAAGAAGACATCGGCGGCGATTTCACCATGACCGACGGCGAGGGCAAGCCTTTCAGCCTGAGCAGCTTAAAAGGCAAAGTGGTGGTTTTGTCTTTCGGCTACACCCACTGCCCCGATGTCTGCCCCACCGAGCTGCTGACTTATAGCGATGCGTTAAAACAATTGGGCGATCAGGCCAAAGATGTGGCGGTGGTTTTTGCCAGTGTCGACCCCGAGCGCGACACGCCCGAATTAATCGGCAAATATGCCAAACAATTCAACCCTGATTTTATCGGTCTGACTGTTACCGAAGGCCAAAGCCTGCCGGTGATCAAGCAGCAATACCGGGTAGTGTCGGCCAAAGCGGGGCAGCAATCTGACACGGTTTATCTGGTTGACCACACGGCCGGTGCGTATTTGCTCGACAAAGCCGGCGAAGTGGCGGTATTTGCGCCTTACGGCAGCACCGCCGCACAAATCGCCGATGATATCAAGATTTTGCTACAATAA
- a CDS encoding AzlD family protein, which yields MISWASFLTILGMLAATYSTRLIGFLALRRRTLSPRAAAVMEAAPGCVLIAVIAPHFVSDKPHELIALALTLLASSRLSMLPTVLIAVISSGLLGYWMQG from the coding sequence ATGATTTCATGGGCCTCATTCCTCACCATTCTCGGCATGCTCGCCGCCACTTATTCCACCCGCCTTATCGGCTTTCTCGCCCTGCGCCGCCGCACCCTCAGCCCGCGCGCCGCCGCCGTGATGGAAGCTGCGCCCGGCTGCGTGCTCATTGCCGTGATTGCCCCGCATTTCGTTTCCGACAAACCGCACGAGCTGATTGCCCTGGCGCTCACCCTGCTGGCCTCCAGCCGCTTGTCGATGCTGCCAACCGTACTCATCGCCGTGATCTCCTCCGGCTTGTTAGGGTATTGGATGCAAGGATAA
- a CDS encoding AzlC family ABC transporter permease gives MPPTAAHTLPTKADSPRSEFNRGIKNCLPVLVGMIPFALILGVQGAQKGMSVLEMPLMTGLNFAGGSEFAAVGLWGNPLPVLLIIAVTFMINTRHILMGAALTPYMRHLPLKKALPALFFMTDESWAMGIADANRRKARGLPAFSLAYYMGVSLTLYVMWVAFTALGAAVGPAFGDVEALGFGMAFPAVFLVLLRGMWKGFRAARPWLVSLAVAALVSLLGEGAWYVPAGAAAGLIAAYFWSAEA, from the coding sequence ATGCCGCCCACCGCTGCCCACACCTTGCCGACAAAGGCCGACTCGCCCCGTTCTGAATTTAACCGCGGCATCAAAAACTGCCTGCCGGTGTTGGTGGGCATGATTCCCTTTGCGCTGATTTTAGGTGTACAGGGCGCCCAAAAAGGCATGAGTGTGCTCGAAATGCCGCTGATGACCGGCCTGAACTTTGCCGGCGGCTCCGAATTTGCCGCCGTGGGCTTGTGGGGCAATCCACTGCCCGTGCTGCTGATTATCGCGGTAACTTTTATGATCAATACCCGCCACATCCTGATGGGCGCTGCGTTAACGCCTTATATGCGCCATCTGCCGCTGAAAAAAGCCCTGCCCGCACTGTTTTTTATGACCGATGAAAGCTGGGCAATGGGCATTGCCGATGCCAACCGCCGCAAAGCACGCGGTCTGCCGGCATTCAGCCTGGCTTATTATATGGGTGTCAGCCTGACCCTATATGTGATGTGGGTTGCATTTACCGCGCTGGGCGCCGCCGTCGGCCCCGCATTCGGCGATGTGGAAGCGCTGGGTTTCGGCATGGCTTTTCCGGCCGTATTTCTGGTGTTGTTGCGCGGAATGTGGAAAGGTTTTCGAGCCGCGCGGCCATGGCTGGTCAGCCTGGCGGTCGCGGCGCTGGTTTCTCTGTTGGGCGAAGGCGCGTGGTATGTGCCGGCCGGTGCGGCAGCAGGCTTGATTGCCGCCTATTTTTGGAGTGCCGAAGCATGA
- a CDS encoding Lrp/AsnC ligand binding domain-containing protein, whose translation MQPKWAGVCRVCTGAGEKPGCVAVVEGFAEAVRGLAQVLECHLMAGDSNFCCGWWLRI comes from the coding sequence ATGCAGCCAAAGTGGGCAGGGGTTTGCCGTGTTTGTACGGGTGCGGGTGAAAAGCCGGGATGTGTGGCGGTGGTAGAAGGCTTTGCCGAAGCGGTGCGCGGCTTGGCGCAGGTATTGGAGTGCCATCTGATGGCGGGCGACAGCAATTTTTGTTGCGGGTGGTGGCTGCGGATTTAG
- the radC gene encoding RadC family protein, which produces MSIKQWPQGERPREKLLARGAQALSDAELLAILLRVGTRGMSAVDLARHLLGEFGSLGRLMSADVRALSAHKGMGLASYTQFAVVREIGRRVLSEELQDDTAFGSPQAVADFLRLQLGHEKVEVTWALFLNQRNRLIGQSELGRGTVAENTVYVREVVKQALDAHASALIIAHNHPGGTAEPSEADIAFTRRLRSALDLVDVRLLDHFVITARQAVSFVERGLL; this is translated from the coding sequence ATGAGTATCAAGCAATGGCCGCAGGGCGAGCGGCCGCGGGAAAAACTGTTGGCACGCGGCGCGCAGGCTTTGAGCGATGCCGAATTGCTGGCAATTCTGCTGCGGGTGGGCACGCGGGGCATGAGCGCGGTGGATCTGGCGCGGCATCTGTTGGGCGAATTCGGCAGTTTGGGCAGGCTGATGAGTGCCGATGTTAGGGCGCTGTCGGCGCATAAAGGCATGGGGCTGGCGAGTTACACCCAGTTTGCGGTGGTGCGCGAAATCGGCCGCCGGGTGTTGAGCGAGGAGCTACAAGACGACACGGCATTCGGCAGCCCGCAGGCGGTGGCTGATTTTTTGCGCCTGCAATTGGGGCATGAAAAAGTAGAAGTAACGTGGGCGCTGTTTCTCAACCAGCGCAACCGCTTAATCGGCCAAAGTGAGCTCGGGCGCGGCACGGTGGCGGAAAACACGGTTTATGTCCGCGAAGTGGTCAAGCAGGCGCTCGATGCGCATGCCAGCGCCTTGATTATCGCGCACAACCATCCCGGCGGCACAGCGGAGCCTTCCGAAGCCGATATCGCATTTACCCGGCGTTTGCGCAGCGCGCTGGATTTGGTGGATGTGCGGCTGCTCGATCATTTTGTGATTACCGCGCGGCAGGCGGTATCGTTTGTGGAGCGGGGCCTGCTGTAG
- the bioA gene encoding adenosylmethionine--8-amino-7-oxononanoate transaminase translates to MLTPQDLVFDRRHIWHPYTSMTEPLPVYPVAESAGVHLTLADGRRLVDGMSSWWCAQHGYNHPELVAAAKTQLDTLPHVMFGGITHEPAVRLCQSLRTMLPQNLACIFLADSGSVAVEVALKMALQYWHGKGAPRSKFLTISRGYHGDTFGAMSVCDPVNSMHSLYSRFLPEHIFVPAPQSRFDGEWLENDITAFQTALHTHRHDTAAVILEPIVQGAGGMRVYHPDYLRRVRQLCDQYGVLLILDEIATGFGRTGKLFACEHAGIAPDIMCIGKALTGGMMTLSAAATTRKVAAIISRSEAGVFMHGPTFMGNPLACAVAEANMQILARGEWQAQVAAVEAHFQTALRPLSAEPNVADVRIIGAIGVVETHKPVNMAAMQAFFVQMGVWIRPFGKLLYLMPPYIIQADELQQLTDAVAAAVRRDDLFA, encoded by the coding sequence ATGCTGACCCCTCAAGATCTCGTGTTTGACCGCCGCCACATCTGGCATCCCTACACCTCTATGACTGAGCCGCTGCCGGTGTATCCTGTTGCTGAAAGCGCGGGCGTGCATCTGACCTTGGCCGACGGGCGGCGGCTGGTAGACGGCATGTCGAGCTGGTGGTGCGCGCAACACGGCTATAACCATCCCGAATTGGTGGCCGCCGCCAAAACACAGCTTGATACGCTGCCGCATGTGATGTTCGGCGGCATTACCCACGAGCCGGCGGTACGTTTGTGCCAGAGTTTGCGCACCATGCTGCCGCAGAATTTAGCGTGTATTTTTCTGGCCGACTCCGGCTCGGTGGCGGTAGAAGTGGCGCTGAAAATGGCGCTGCAATATTGGCACGGCAAAGGTGCGCCGCGCAGCAAATTTCTTACCATTTCCCGCGGCTATCACGGTGACACCTTCGGCGCCATGAGCGTGTGCGACCCCGTGAATTCGATGCACAGCCTCTACAGCCGCTTTCTGCCCGAGCATATTTTTGTGCCCGCGCCGCAAAGCCGTTTTGACGGCGAATGGCTGGAAAATGACATCACGGCTTTTCAGACGGCCTTACACACACACCGTCACGACACCGCCGCCGTGATTTTAGAACCGATTGTGCAGGGCGCCGGCGGCATGCGCGTGTATCACCCCGACTATCTGCGCCGTGTGCGGCAGCTGTGCGACCAATACGGCGTGTTGCTGATTCTCGATGAAATCGCCACCGGCTTTGGCCGCACCGGCAAGTTGTTTGCCTGCGAACATGCCGGTATAGCGCCCGATATCATGTGCATCGGCAAAGCGCTCACCGGCGGCATGATGACGCTTTCCGCCGCCGCAACCACCCGCAAAGTGGCGGCAATCATCAGCCGCAGCGAAGCCGGCGTGTTTATGCACGGCCCCACATTTATGGGCAACCCGCTGGCTTGCGCCGTGGCCGAAGCCAATATGCAGATTTTGGCGCGGGGCGAATGGCAGGCGCAAGTGGCGGCGGTTGAAGCGCATTTTCAGACGGCCCTGCGGCCGCTCTCAGCCGAGCCCAACGTGGCCGATGTGCGCATTATCGGCGCCATCGGTGTAGTGGAAACCCACAAACCCGTGAATATGGCGGCCATGCAGGCATTTTTTGTGCAAATGGGGGTGTGGATCAGGCCGTTTGGCAAATTGCTTTACCTGATGCCGCCGTATATCATTCAGGCAGATGAGCTGCAACAGCTGACCGATGCCGTGGCCGCTGCCGTCAGGCGCGATGATTTGTTTGCCTGA